tgtaatttccttttttactttcaaGGCACTAGTGCAGAATCCAGAATGGATGTCCTCTTCGTAGCCATCCTTGCTGTGCCACTCATCCTGGGTAAGTACACGTCTCTCCCTGAGCTTTTGAGCCAGGTCTTCTACCATAAATGGggtgggagaaaagaaaatgaggagagCGTGGGAGGTGCAGTTCAATAAGGAGTGATAACACTTTCTCAACTGTGTTAGATGTCAGGGGCAGAGGGGGAACCTGGAAATTAGGACCAGGAAAAGGGGAGGAGAGCATAGTCCTGTCAAAGAAGAGACAGCTGACAGGGATGGAGCCCCAGCCATGGGGAGGTCCTAACAATAGTGAACTCAGCCCGCCATCACCACAGAGTTGAACAAGATGAGAAGGACTAAAGTGTGAGTGGAGAGAGGTGGACTCTTTGAAGGTGGGGCAGCCTGAAACTAGCAAGGGAAGCCAGGGTATCTTCTTTCCCAGCAAGTTGGAGAAAAACTTTGTATTAGTAAAGACACAGAAGGGGTGGCCTTTAGGATAGTGAGTACTGTCTGCCTTCAGGGACAAGGTCCCCAAAGTAGCTtggctccttccctcctttgttccCAGTCTGCCAGGTGCTCtcattgtttccttttcctccagACTCTGTGTCATTTCTTGGGGTTAAGAGAGAGCATTCAAGGAGCTTAGGGAAATATTTAGCAGGAGGCCTAGAATTCCTGACTCAATCAAGTCCAAGCCACATATTTTTAatcctggaaaggaagaaaaactaatGCAGATGGATCACTTAGTCCAGCTGACTCATTTTAAGAAAGCAAATGTTGACTGGCTTGTTCAGAGATATTCTACTAGTTAGCATTGAAACTGGAACGAAAGTCCAAGTCcaagaggctgtgtgtgtgtgtgttagttgtGGGAGACACTGATAAGAGAACATCTCTCACAAATACAGTAGGTCTAGAGCATATTGAGGAGTGGATTTGGAGGTCTTAATTTCTGGTGCGCTCTGCTTCCTACCTTTTTAAGGCTTAGTTTGGGTTACAGTATGTGAAGGGACCCGTTTTCTCTTCTGGGAGTTCCCAGATTGAAAGGGCACAGTGTAACAGGTCTCATCAGAGTTATGGAGCCCAGAAGACTGAGAAAGGTTTAGAGGTACAGAGGCAGGGAGATAGTAGAGGggaggcagaaggaaaggaaactgaTAGAGCTGAGGTCAATGTCAGGGTCCTTCTATTGCTAAGGAGTTCCAGATGCCCCCTGACCTCTAGTCCTTGTCCCCCTAGGACAAGAATATGAGGATGAAGAAGGACTGGAAGAGGATGACTATTATCAGGTGGTCTATTATTACACAGTCACCCCCAACTATGGTGAGTATGTATAAGGTTCTGACCCTTCACAGAATGGAGAGAGGTTTGGGAGATGCTCAGTTCTTACACTTTGACTTTTCCTTTACAATGGTATAACTAGGTCAGAGAGAAATGTGGCTATGAGCAAAGACTATCAAGCTCATGATGTTATGTCTCAAACTAATGATTTTCAATCCTTTAGAAATTGGTTGAAACaacttgaaatttttcaaatttgtacATGATTTTAGACACCAGattgaaaatataaatgcatatacatTCACAAACATTTTAACATCAAAAGTTCATTAGAATTATACCAGTAAATTTTACAACTTGAGCAAATTGAAGTATTCGGAacaatttcttcctcttctcatttCCAGATCTAGTGCTACCTTTGttactactgattttttttctcctccccagATGACTTTGGTGCTAACTTCACTGTTGATTACTCTATGTTTGAGTCAGAGAACAGGCTGGTGAGTGATATCTACATGACCTTCTAGGAGGATCAGGATAGGTAACAGTTAAAAAGAAACTGGGCATTGTTGAAATGTAAATGATAAACAGGAATAAAAATTAGTTAGGTGAAGTGAAACTAGGTAGTGAGCCCAAAACAAATTTGTTAACCAAAGCTGGGGATGAAGCCAGAATGCAGTAGGTTTGCTAAGACACTGAAAGGGAGGAACAATCCTTGAGTCAAGGGAAATGGTGAATGGGATGGGTACATACTCCATGCAAACATGAAGTAGGGAGGATCCCTGAGTTTCAGtcttgggggatggggaggggggagaagaggTGGTGAAGGAGAAAAGAACTCTAAGTagaaaatctggggcttccctggtggcgcagtggttgagagtccgcctgccgatgcagggaacacgggttcgttccccggtccaggaagatcccacatgccgcggagcggctgggcccgtgtgccatggccgctgagcctgcacgtccggagcctgtgctccgcaacgggagaggccacaacagtgagaggcccgcgtaccgcaaaaaaaaaaaaaaaaaaaaaaactaattaataGAAAATCTATGAGGATGTTGGATGAAGGCAGTGATAACTCTATTTCCTAATCCTACTGAGGGCAGAACAAGTTGGATAAGGAGGTAATGGAAGCAGTAGAGACTACCGTTAGTCGTGAAACAGACCCTGCAGACCATCAGAAGCCTGTAACAGAGAAACCAGTGACAATGGAACCAGTGAGTGGATTGGGGAtaagggggcggggggagggagacagacaaccCTTACCCTGGATAGATCGCAGGGCTGGTGACATGGAGCAGAGGGAGGCTTTGGTGGATGGGGGAACCAAGTAACTAGTACTATAATGCAGGTGTTCATCTCAGCTTGGCCATCACTTCTTTCACTGAGATTTCATACTAACCCTGTATACAGAACACTGGGAAGATTTGGTGCAGTTAAATTTCAGTTGAATAGTATTTAATGTGTAAGTAACCTGTGCCTAAAGCTgctgatgatgctgatgatgctgAAAAAGAGATCTGTGATGTTGTTATTGTCCTCAAAGTATTCATAAAACTCAAGTTTACacttatgaaacatttaaaacaaaatgaaaagatttgtAACAATGTTAAATTGCGTATACATTTGACAGCATGTGACAAACAAGTGCTTTAGGCTGTGGAAGGAGAGAGATTAGCACAGGCTGAAGTTGTCTGGAAGACTTTTAGGAGGTAATTGTGCTTGAAATACACTTTGAAGAATAGGTGAGCTTTTGATTGGCAGGAAGTTATGAAAGGATGAAAGCAATTAGGGGGGAAAATACTTATTCCAAGAGTGAAAGAGCTGCATAGACAAGGGGGCTAGAACAAGCAGGGTATGTTTAGTGGATGGAGTATGACTGAAGGAGAGGGTATATGGAAAGGAACAGtgggaaattaagaaataaaatgaacaatgcTCCAAATATTTGCTTGGTAATCTCACATATGGGAAGATAGGGCCAAATTACAAAGTCTGAAGTATCAGGGTAAGTTTCAGACTTATAAGCAATAGGGAGCCTAGTTAAGTTCTTCAGTGTGGTAAACACACAATGAAAGtggtatttttgaaaaatgatttaTCTGGTTGTATGAAGGATGCAGTGGAGTGGAAAGAGACTCATGAGATCTGCATCATTCCAGAAACAAACCATTAAATCTGGACTAGGGAAGTGGCATTTTGAatggagaggagaaaaataagaaacattttgaagaaaatgcCTTGCTCCAGTGATAATTTCATATGGGCAATAAATGAGGAGAGagttaaaataacttaaaagttTTAAACACGGGTATCTGGGAAAATGGTTGACCAAAATGGGAACTGTGGGAGATCAGAGTGATTTAGAAGTGAAGTTATAAATTTGGTATTGGCCAAGCTGAATTTATAGTGACAACCCTATGAGGGTGTCGTAAAGGTAGCTGAATTAAGTCAGTGCTACAGTTCTAAGTACAAAGTCACAGTTACAAAAGTAGATGAGCTCATTAGAGCCAGTACACACAGAAGACCAAAAGGACAATGACTGTGCCGGTAGTTAGTAGAAGAGGAATCAACAAAGGGTATGGAGACGAGCTGATTGGAGAGGTAGGCAGATAGCCAAATTTGTATTATAAAGTCTAGAAGAGAAAGCTTAGTACAATCAATCAAAAGCTACCAAGAGGCCAAGGAGAAGGAGGTGATTGATAATCACAGAGAAAGCA
This genomic stretch from Kogia breviceps isolate mKogBre1 chromosome 1, mKogBre1 haplotype 1, whole genome shotgun sequence harbors:
- the C1H1orf54 gene encoding uncharacterized protein C1orf54 homolog isoform X2, which encodes MDVLFVAILAVPLILGQEYEDEEGLEEDDYYQVVYYYTVTPNYDDFGANFTVDYSMFESENRLNKLDKEVMEAVETTVSRETDPADHQKPVTEKPVTMEPSPDLNNAVSSLQSPGALLLSWALVQGGMYFM
- the C1H1orf54 gene encoding uncharacterized protein C1orf54 homolog isoform X1, translated to MDVLFVAILAVPLILGQEYEDEEGLEEDDYYQVVYYYTVTPNYDDFGANFTVDYSMFESENRLNKLDKEVMEAVETTVSRETDPADHQKPVTEKPVTMEPQSPDLNNAVSSLQSPGALLLSWALVQGGMYFM
- the C1H1orf54 gene encoding uncharacterized protein C1orf54 homolog isoform X3 yields the protein MDVLFVAILAVPLILGQEYEDEEGLEEDDYYQVVYYYTVTPNYDDFGANFTVDYSMFESENRLNKLDKEVMEAVETTVSRETDPADHQKPVTEKPVTMEPEREGCYDSLDGDLGRGEWTIK